In the genome of Afifella aestuarii, one region contains:
- the sufD gene encoding Fe-S cluster assembly protein SufD — translation MAEPERTRTKAEEALAHHFAALSGDDPIRDMRTTAFDAFIEKGLPNRRVEDWKYTDLRRLMTDAPAPAEPVNPERARHLVDQADIFADIDRARIVFVNGYFVPPLSDLSGVEDALDFASLGRFLNDGGALLERSEQVDPGEAPVYALNSAFVRDGAVIRIREGAKLTKPLEICTVFAGNEPGLQTLRHQVTVGDGAEAVILQSYVGPDGVGYHTNVVSDIRIGKGAKVKWVKAQEEGDQALHLGLILPRVEADAVFDPFFFAAGSAVARSEIRMIFDGEGATSGIRGATIARGRQHLDTTLIVDHAVPECVSQEFFKAAIDDEARGVFQGRINVWPHAQKTEGKMMSQALLLSEDAEFSNKPELEIFADDVVCGHGATCGQIDEEMLFFMRSRGVPADEAERLLVHAFLAEAIEEIADDDVVAALEARTRRWLSLGGEVR, via the coding sequence ATGGCCGAGCCCGAACGCACGCGCACAAAAGCCGAGGAGGCGCTGGCCCACCATTTTGCAGCGCTTTCCGGCGACGATCCGATACGCGACATGCGCACCACGGCCTTCGATGCCTTCATCGAGAAGGGCTTGCCGAACCGCCGCGTGGAAGACTGGAAATATACTGACCTGCGGCGGCTGATGACGGACGCGCCGGCGCCTGCCGAGCCTGTCAATCCGGAGCGCGCGCGTCACCTGGTCGACCAGGCGGATATTTTCGCCGATATCGACCGCGCCCGCATCGTCTTCGTGAACGGATATTTCGTACCGCCGCTCTCCGATTTGAGCGGCGTCGAAGATGCGCTCGATTTTGCGTCGCTCGGCCGTTTTTTGAACGACGGTGGCGCTCTCCTGGAGCGGAGCGAGCAGGTCGATCCAGGTGAAGCGCCGGTCTATGCGCTCAACAGCGCCTTCGTGCGCGACGGCGCCGTGATCCGTATTCGCGAAGGCGCAAAGCTTACGAAGCCGCTTGAGATCTGCACCGTCTTTGCCGGAAACGAGCCGGGGCTGCAGACACTCCGCCATCAGGTGACGGTGGGAGACGGAGCGGAAGCTGTCATCCTGCAAAGCTATGTCGGTCCCGATGGCGTCGGCTACCACACCAATGTCGTCTCCGACATTCGCATCGGCAAAGGTGCGAAGGTGAAATGGGTGAAGGCGCAGGAGGAGGGTGACCAGGCGCTCCATCTTGGTCTCATCCTGCCGCGTGTCGAAGCCGACGCGGTGTTCGATCCGTTCTTCTTCGCAGCTGGAAGCGCGGTCGCTCGTTCCGAGATCCGAATGATCTTCGACGGCGAGGGGGCCACGTCCGGCATCCGCGGGGCGACCATCGCGAGAGGCCGTCAGCATCTCGACACCACCTTGATCGTCGATCACGCGGTGCCGGAATGCGTGAGCCAGGAGTTCTTCAAGGCGGCGATAGACGACGAGGCGCGCGGCGTTTTCCAGGGGCGCATCAATGTCTGGCCGCACGCGCAGAAGACCGAAGGCAAGATGATGAGCCAGGCTCTGCTCTTGTCGGAGGACGCGGAGTTCTCCAACAAGCCGGAGCTCGAAATCTTCGCCGATGACGTGGTTTGCGGCCACGGCGCGACCTGCGGTCAGATCGACGAAGAAATGCTTTTCTTCATGCGCTCTCGCGGCGTTCCGGCCGATGAGGCCGAACGTTTGCTGGTGCATGCATTCCTCGCCGAGGCGATCGAGGAGATCGCAGACGACGACGTCGTCGCGGCACTTGAGGCGCGCACACGCCGCTGGCTGTCGCTCGGAGGCGAGGTCCGCTGA
- a CDS encoding cysteine desulfurase has protein sequence MLTKNATYDVEAVRADFPALALEVYGKPLVYLDNGASAQKPQAMIDAVSRAYASTYSNVHRGLHFLSNAATEAYEDARETVRGFLNAASVDEVIFTRSSTEAINLVASSYGSMAIGEGDEIVLSILEHHSNIVPWNYHRERAGAVIRWAPIREDDSFDLEAFEQLLNDRTKMVAVTHLSNVTGTVVPIREICRLAHERGIPVLVDGSQAAVHLPIDVQDLGCDFYVFTGHKTYGPTGIGVLWAKREWLEKMPPFLGGGEMIKDVTQDGVTYAEPPHKFEAGTPPIVQAIGLGSSLKYMRELGREKIAAHEHELKEYAHERLGEINSLTIYGHAPDKSAIISFNLEGTHPHDVSMIIDREGVAVRAGTHCAQPLLTHYGTTATCRASFGLYNTKAEVDKLAEALMKAQTFFA, from the coding sequence ATGCTGACAAAGAACGCCACCTACGACGTGGAGGCTGTGCGGGCCGATTTCCCGGCGCTTGCGCTGGAGGTCTATGGCAAACCGCTCGTCTATCTCGACAACGGTGCCTCGGCTCAGAAACCGCAGGCGATGATCGACGCCGTTTCGCGGGCCTATGCCTCGACCTATTCCAACGTTCATCGCGGCCTTCATTTCCTCTCGAATGCGGCGACCGAGGCCTACGAGGATGCCCGAGAGACTGTGCGCGGCTTTCTCAATGCTGCGTCGGTGGATGAGGTGATTTTCACGCGCTCCTCGACGGAGGCGATCAACCTTGTCGCATCGTCTTATGGAAGCATGGCGATCGGAGAGGGGGACGAGATCGTCCTTTCCATCCTCGAGCACCACTCGAACATCGTGCCTTGGAACTATCATCGCGAGCGCGCTGGCGCGGTGATCCGTTGGGCGCCGATTCGCGAGGATGATTCGTTCGATCTGGAAGCCTTTGAGCAGCTTCTCAACGATCGCACCAAAATGGTTGCCGTGACTCATCTTTCCAACGTCACGGGGACGGTCGTGCCGATCCGGGAGATCTGTCGGCTTGCCCATGAGCGCGGCATCCCCGTTCTCGTCGATGGCAGCCAGGCCGCCGTGCACCTGCCAATCGACGTTCAGGATCTCGGCTGCGATTTCTATGTCTTCACCGGCCACAAGACCTATGGACCGACCGGCATCGGGGTCCTCTGGGCGAAACGGGAATGGCTGGAGAAAATGCCACCGTTTCTCGGTGGTGGAGAGATGATCAAGGATGTGACGCAGGACGGCGTCACCTATGCGGAACCGCCGCATAAATTCGAGGCCGGGACGCCGCCGATCGTTCAGGCGATCGGGCTGGGCTCTTCGCTCAAGTACATGCGGGAGCTCGGGCGCGAAAAAATCGCGGCCCATGAGCACGAGCTCAAGGAGTACGCGCACGAACGGTTGGGGGAGATCAATTCGCTCACGATCTATGGGCATGCACCGGATAAGAGCGCCATCATCTCTTTCAACCTGGAAGGCACGCACCCGCACGATGTCTCGATGATTATTGACCGGGAAGGGGTGGCGGTGCGTGCGGGCACGCATTGCGCGCAGCCGCTTCTCACCCATTACGGGACGACCGCCACGTGCCGTGCGTCTTTCGGCCTCTATAATACGAAAGCAGAAGTCGATAAATTGGCGGAAGCCCTGATGAAGGCGCAGACCTTCTTCGCGTGA
- a CDS encoding DEAD/DEAH box helicase — translation MSFDNLGLSDKVLQAVHAVGYTEPTPIQAAAIPHVLAGRDVLGLAQTGTGKTASFTLPMLTLLERGRARARMPRTLILEPTRELAAQVEDNFSGYGANHKLTVALLIGGISFDEQDKKLTRGADVLIATPGRLLDHFERGRLLLTGVEVLVIDEADRMLDMGFIPDIERIVSLITATRKPQTLLFSATMPKEIATLAAKFMTNPERVEVSRPSSTAENVSQHTVVTGRKPHEKRVALRALIDREKDLTNAIIFCNRKRDVATLERSLRRHGYSAGALHGDMDQHARLATLESFRENRISLLVASDVAARGLDIPAVSHIFNFDVPTHAEDYVHRIGRTGRAGRKGRSFTLMTAEEKKYVSAIEKLIHREIPPLPDFETAEPEADDEDERPRRSSSRRGKSGGRERSRSAKPATKTDADEVAASEGSAPTEARSGQIKSGHSKSEHGKSEHSKASSRPDSRPQRNDKPQQSGRSKGKQQRQREEEPVGFGDHVPAFLLQPVRVGNS, via the coding sequence ATGAGCTTTGATAATCTAGGTTTAAGCGACAAGGTTTTGCAGGCCGTTCACGCGGTTGGCTACACCGAACCGACGCCCATTCAGGCGGCGGCAATCCCGCATGTGCTGGCAGGACGAGACGTCCTCGGCCTCGCCCAGACAGGCACGGGCAAGACGGCGTCCTTCACACTGCCTATGCTGACGCTGCTGGAGCGCGGTCGTGCACGCGCACGTATGCCGCGGACGCTCATCCTTGAGCCGACGCGCGAGCTCGCGGCACAGGTGGAAGACAATTTCTCCGGCTATGGCGCCAACCACAAACTCACCGTGGCGCTTCTCATCGGCGGCATCTCCTTCGATGAGCAGGACAAGAAGCTGACGCGGGGTGCCGACGTTCTCATCGCGACACCGGGGCGCCTGCTCGATCATTTCGAGCGCGGTCGGCTGCTTCTGACAGGTGTCGAAGTCCTCGTCATCGACGAGGCGGACCGCATGCTCGACATGGGCTTTATTCCCGACATCGAGCGGATCGTCAGCCTGATCACGGCGACGCGCAAACCGCAGACGCTTCTCTTCTCGGCGACGATGCCGAAGGAAATCGCCACGCTCGCGGCGAAGTTCATGACCAATCCGGAGCGGGTGGAGGTTTCCCGACCGTCCAGCACTGCGGAAAACGTCAGCCAACACACCGTCGTCACGGGTCGCAAACCGCACGAGAAGCGTGTCGCTTTGCGGGCTTTGATCGATCGCGAGAAGGATCTCACCAACGCGATCATCTTCTGCAATCGCAAGCGCGATGTTGCGACGCTCGAGCGTTCGCTCCGGCGGCATGGCTATTCAGCCGGGGCGCTGCACGGCGATATGGACCAGCATGCGCGGCTTGCGACGCTGGAATCGTTCCGCGAAAATCGCATCAGCCTTCTCGTCGCCTCGGACGTCGCCGCCCGCGGCCTCGATATCCCGGCGGTCAGCCACATCTTCAATTTCGACGTACCGACGCATGCGGAAGATTATGTGCACCGCATCGGCCGGACGGGGCGGGCTGGGCGCAAGGGTCGCTCCTTCACGCTGATGACAGCTGAAGAGAAAAAGTACGTCTCTGCGATCGAAAAGCTCATTCATCGCGAAATCCCGCCCCTTCCCGACTTTGAAACCGCCGAACCGGAGGCAGACGACGAAGACGAACGTCCGCGGCGCTCAAGTTCGCGGCGCGGGAAGAGCGGCGGCCGAGAGCGTTCGCGCAGCGCAAAGCCTGCAACGAAGACGGATGCGGACGAGGTTGCTGCAAGCGAGGGTTCTGCACCGACCGAAGCCCGGTCCGGCCAAATCAAGTCGGGTCACAGCAAGTCCGAGCACGGGAAATCCGAGCACAGCAAGGCGAGTTCTCGTCCGGATTCGCGGCCACAGCGCAACGACAAGCCGCAGCAGAGCGGGCGGTCGAAAGGCAAGCAGCAGAGGCAGCGCGAAGAGGAGCCCGTTGGCTTCGGCGATCACGTGCCGGCCTTTCTTCTGCAGCCGGTTCGCGTCGGCAACAGCTGA
- the glnA gene encoding type I glutamate--ammonia ligase → MSNASDVLKTIKDNDVKYVDLRFTDPRGKMQHVTMDVSIVDEDMFADGIMFDGSSIAGWKAINESDMTLMPDPDTAVIDPFFAQPTLAIFCDILEPSTGEPYNRDPRTTAKKALAYLQSTGVGDTAFFGPEAEFFIFDDVRFSCTPYNTGFLLDSIELPTNQWTEYEGGNMGHRVRTKGGYFPVPPIDSAQDLRSDMLMYMAEMGVDVEKHHHEVGSAQHELGMKFDTLVRVADKLQIYKYCIHQTAAAYGKTATFMPKPVFGDNGTGMHCHQSIWKDGNPVFAGNQYADLSEECLFYIGGILKHAKALNAFTNPTTNSYKRLVPGYEAPVLLAYSARNRSASCRIPYTNSPKAKRMEIRFPDPAANPYLAFSAMLMAGLDGIKNRIHPGDPMDKDLYDLPPEELKDIPTVCGSLREAISSLEADHDFLTAGGVFDEDQIEAYLDLLREQNIRYEQTPHPIEFEMYYSV, encoded by the coding sequence ATGAGCAATGCTTCCGATGTCTTGAAAACGATCAAAGACAACGATGTGAAATATGTCGACCTGCGCTTCACCGACCCGCGCGGTAAGATGCAGCACGTGACCATGGACGTATCCATCGTCGACGAGGATATGTTCGCCGACGGCATCATGTTCGATGGGTCCTCCATCGCCGGCTGGAAAGCCATCAACGAGTCCGACATGACGCTGATGCCGGACCCCGACACCGCCGTCATCGACCCGTTCTTCGCGCAGCCGACGCTCGCCATCTTCTGCGACATCCTGGAGCCGTCCACGGGCGAGCCCTACAACCGCGACCCGCGCACTACGGCGAAGAAGGCCCTCGCCTATCTGCAGTCGACCGGCGTCGGCGACACCGCCTTTTTCGGTCCGGAAGCGGAATTCTTCATCTTCGACGACGTGCGCTTCTCCTGCACGCCTTACAACACCGGCTTCCTGCTCGATTCCATCGAGCTGCCCACGAACCAGTGGACGGAGTACGAAGGCGGCAATATGGGCCACCGCGTGCGCACCAAGGGCGGTTATTTCCCGGTGCCGCCGATCGATTCGGCCCAGGACCTGCGCTCCGACATGCTGATGTACATGGCCGAGATGGGCGTCGACGTCGAAAAGCACCATCACGAGGTCGGTTCCGCTCAGCATGAGCTCGGCATGAAGTTCGACACGCTCGTGCGCGTCGCCGACAAGCTGCAGATCTACAAATACTGCATCCATCAGACGGCCGCGGCCTACGGCAAGACGGCGACCTTCATGCCGAAGCCGGTCTTTGGCGACAACGGCACCGGCATGCACTGCCACCAGTCGATCTGGAAGGACGGCAACCCGGTATTCGCCGGCAACCAGTACGCCGATCTTTCGGAAGAATGCCTCTTCTACATCGGTGGCATCCTGAAGCACGCCAAGGCACTCAACGCCTTCACGAACCCGACCACCAACTCCTATAAGCGTCTGGTCCCGGGCTACGAGGCTCCGGTGCTGCTCGCCTATTCGGCGCGCAACCGCTCGGCCTCCTGCCGTATCCCGTACACCAATTCGCCGAAGGCGAAGCGCATGGAGATCCGCTTCCCGGATCCGGCGGCGAACCCGTATCTCGCCTTCTCCGCCATGCTGATGGCCGGCCTCGACGGCATCAAGAACCGGATCCATCCGGGCGACCCGATGGACAAGGACCTCTACGATCTGCCGCCGGAGGAGCTGAAGGACATCCCGACGGTTTGCGGCTCGCTGCGTGAAGCCATCTCTTCGCTCGAAGCCGATCACGACTTCCTGACGGCCGGTGGCGTCTTCGACGAGGATCAGATCGAGGCCTATCTCGACCTCCTGCGCGAGCAGAACATCCGCTACGAGCAGACCCCGCATCCGATCGAGTTCGAGATGTACTACTCGGTCTGA
- the sufC gene encoding Fe-S cluster assembly ATPase SufC has product MLEINDLHAKVAEDDKEILRGLSLKVGAGEVHAIMGPNGSGKSTLSYILAGKEDYEVTGGSVTFKGEDLLEMEPDERAAAGVFLAFQYPIEIPGVGTMTFLKTAMNAQRKARGEPELTTPEFMRRVKEVAGELNVTPEMLKRPLNVGFSGGEKKRNEILQMALLEPSLCLMDETDSGLDIDALRVVADGVNKLRSPDRAIVVITHYQRLLEYIVPDYVHVLSRGRIVTSGGRELALELEAKGYADYVEAA; this is encoded by the coding sequence ATGCTTGAGATCAACGACCTGCACGCCAAGGTGGCGGAAGACGACAAGGAAATCCTGCGCGGCCTCTCTTTGAAAGTCGGAGCGGGAGAGGTGCATGCCATTATGGGCCCGAACGGGTCCGGCAAGTCGACCCTGTCCTATATCCTGGCGGGCAAGGAGGATTACGAGGTCACGGGCGGATCCGTCACCTTCAAGGGCGAGGACCTCTTGGAGATGGAGCCCGACGAGCGGGCCGCCGCCGGCGTCTTTCTGGCCTTCCAGTATCCGATCGAAATTCCGGGCGTCGGCACGATGACTTTCTTGAAGACGGCGATGAACGCCCAGCGCAAGGCGCGCGGCGAGCCGGAGTTGACGACGCCGGAATTCATGCGCCGCGTGAAGGAAGTGGCGGGCGAGCTCAACGTCACGCCGGAGATGCTGAAGCGCCCGCTCAATGTCGGGTTTTCGGGCGGTGAAAAGAAGCGCAACGAAATCCTGCAGATGGCGCTTCTCGAGCCGTCGCTCTGCTTGATGGACGAGACGGATTCCGGCCTCGATATCGATGCGCTCCGTGTCGTGGCCGATGGCGTCAACAAGCTGCGTTCGCCTGATCGCGCGATCGTCGTCATCACCCACTATCAGCGCCTGCTTGAGTACATCGTGCCGGATTACGTGCATGTTCTCTCGCGAGGCCGCATCGTGACGTCCGGTGGGCGCGAGCTGGCGCTCGAGCTGGAGGCGAAGGGCTACGCCGATTACGTGGAGGCCGCGTAA
- a CDS encoding SUF system Fe-S cluster assembly protein, whose translation MPPEEVERLSQDIVAALKTVYDPEIPADIYELGLIYKVDIDDSRHVNIDMTLTAPGCPVAGEMPIWVENAVASVQGVSGATATMVFDPPWTPERMSDEAKVAIGWW comes from the coding sequence ATGCCGCCTGAGGAGGTTGAGCGCCTGAGCCAGGATATCGTGGCGGCTCTCAAAACCGTGTACGATCCCGAGATCCCGGCAGACATCTATGAGCTTGGCCTGATCTATAAGGTCGATATCGACGATTCGCGCCATGTGAACATCGACATGACTCTCACGGCGCCGGGCTGCCCGGTGGCCGGCGAAATGCCGATCTGGGTGGAGAACGCAGTGGCCTCTGTTCAGGGCGTTTCCGGTGCGACGGCGACGATGGTCTTCGATCCCCCCTGGACGCCGGAACGGATGTCGGATGAGGCGAAAGTCGCGATCGGTTGGTGGTAG
- a CDS encoding P-II family nitrogen regulator, with protein sequence MKKIEAIIKPFKLDEVKEALQEVGLQGITVTEAKGFGRQKGHTELYRGAEYVVDFLPKVKVEVVLPDELVERAVDAIRNAAQTGRIGDGKIFISSVEEAIRIRTGETGAEAI encoded by the coding sequence ATGAAGAAGATCGAAGCGATCATAAAACCGTTCAAACTCGATGAAGTGAAGGAGGCGTTGCAGGAAGTCGGACTGCAGGGCATCACAGTGACCGAGGCTAAGGGCTTTGGTCGTCAAAAGGGCCATACCGAGCTCTATCGCGGTGCAGAATATGTCGTCGATTTCCTGCCCAAGGTGAAGGTTGAAGTGGTTCTGCCGGACGAGCTTGTCGAGCGGGCCGTCGATGCCATCCGAAACGCCGCGCAAACCGGTCGCATCGGCGACGGAAAGATCTTCATCTCCAGCGTCGAAGAAGCCATTCGCATCCGCACGGGCGAAACCGGCGCAGAGGCAATCTAG
- the sufB gene encoding Fe-S cluster assembly protein SufB gives MPAVQETIEQVKQIDVDKYKYGFETLIESDRAPKGLDESTVRFISAKKGEPEWMTEWRLEAYRRWLTMKEPSWARVKYPKIDYQELYYYAAPKSMSGPNSLDEVDPEILATYEKLGIPLKEQEILAGVRKADEPSSLDEDSGTPPSGSGGRQVAVDAVFDSVSVATTFKKELAKAGVIFMPISEAVREYPDLVRKYLGSVVPITDNFFATLNSAVFSDGSFVYVPKGVRCPMELSTYFRINERNTGQFERTLIIADEGAYVSYLEGCTAPMRDENQLHAAVVELVALDDAEIKYSTVQNWYPGDKDGKGGVYNFVTKRGDCRGKNSKISWTQVETGSAITWKYPSCILRGDNSEGEFYSIAISNGHQQIDSGTKMIHLGKNTKSRIISKGISAGNSNNTYRGLVSAHRKASGARNFTQCDSLLIGENCGAHTVPYIESKNAGAIFEHEATTSKISDDQMFYCQQRGMSEEEAVALIVNGFAREVIQKLPMEFMAETQRLIGISLEGSVG, from the coding sequence ATGCCAGCCGTTCAGGAGACCATTGAGCAAGTTAAGCAGATCGACGTCGATAAGTATAAGTACGGCTTCGAAACGCTGATTGAGTCTGACCGGGCGCCGAAGGGGCTCGATGAGAGCACCGTGCGTTTCATTTCTGCCAAGAAGGGCGAGCCGGAATGGATGACCGAATGGCGTCTTGAGGCTTACCGGCGCTGGCTGACGATGAAGGAGCCTTCCTGGGCGCGGGTGAAATATCCCAAGATCGATTACCAGGAGCTCTATTACTACGCCGCTCCGAAATCGATGAGCGGACCGAACTCGCTCGATGAGGTCGATCCGGAGATCCTGGCGACCTACGAGAAGCTCGGCATTCCTCTGAAAGAGCAGGAGATTTTGGCGGGCGTCCGCAAGGCGGATGAGCCCTCCTCACTCGACGAAGATTCCGGCACTCCGCCCAGTGGCAGCGGCGGCCGGCAGGTTGCGGTTGATGCGGTTTTCGATTCCGTCTCTGTCGCCACGACATTCAAGAAAGAGCTCGCCAAAGCCGGCGTCATCTTCATGCCAATTTCAGAAGCGGTCCGTGAATATCCGGATCTCGTCAGGAAGTATCTCGGCTCGGTCGTGCCGATCACCGACAATTTCTTTGCGACCCTGAACTCGGCAGTCTTTTCCGATGGATCCTTCGTCTACGTGCCGAAGGGCGTGCGCTGCCCGATGGAACTGTCGACCTATTTCCGCATCAACGAGCGCAATACGGGTCAGTTCGAACGCACGCTGATCATCGCCGACGAGGGAGCCTACGTCTCGTATCTCGAAGGCTGCACGGCGCCGATGCGGGACGAAAACCAGCTCCACGCGGCTGTCGTCGAGCTCGTTGCCCTCGACGATGCCGAGATCAAATATTCCACGGTCCAGAATTGGTATCCGGGCGACAAGGACGGCAAGGGCGGCGTCTACAACTTCGTGACGAAGCGTGGCGATTGCCGGGGCAAGAACTCCAAGATTTCCTGGACCCAGGTCGAGACCGGTTCGGCGATCACCTGGAAATACCCGTCCTGCATTTTGCGCGGCGACAATTCGGAAGGCGAATTCTACTCGATCGCCATTTCCAATGGTCACCAGCAGATCGATTCCGGCACGAAGATGATCCATCTCGGCAAGAACACAAAGAGCCGGATCATCTCCAAGGGCATCTCGGCGGGCAACTCCAACAACACCTATCGTGGCCTGGTGTCGGCGCACCGCAAGGCCTCGGGAGCCCGGAACTTCACGCAGTGCGATTCGCTCCTGATCGGCGAAAACTGCGGCGCTCACACCGTGCCCTATATCGAATCCAAGAACGCCGGGGCGATCTTCGAGCATGAAGCGACGACGTCGAAAATCTCCGACGACCAGATGTTCTACTGCCAGCAGCGCGGCATGAGCGAGGAAGAAGCGGTGGCCCTGATCGTCAACGGCTTCGCCCGTGAGGTCATCCAGAAACTGCCGATGGAGTTCATGGCCGAGACGCAGCGCCTGATCGGCATCTCGCTGGAAGGCAGCGTCGGCTGA
- the sufA gene encoding Fe-S cluster assembly scaffold SufA has product MAFPGFQVLSLTDAATARVREIVANAEAPASGIRVGIKKGGCAGMEYTVDLARDADPSDDKVDLGEGVAVFVDPSATLFLLGTEMDFEVTKLRTGFVFRNPNQTSACGCGESVELRAADPGNFQSARV; this is encoded by the coding sequence ATGGCTTTTCCCGGATTTCAAGTTCTGAGCCTCACGGATGCCGCAACAGCGCGTGTCCGTGAAATTGTGGCAAACGCCGAAGCGCCGGCTTCGGGCATCCGAGTCGGCATCAAGAAGGGCGGATGCGCCGGTATGGAATATACCGTCGATCTCGCGCGCGACGCAGACCCCTCCGATGACAAGGTCGATCTTGGAGAGGGGGTTGCGGTTTTCGTCGATCCCTCCGCCACCTTGTTTTTGCTCGGCACCGAAATGGACTTTGAGGTGACGAAGCTGCGGACGGGCTTCGTGTTTCGCAATCCCAATCAGACCTCGGCCTGCGGTTGCGGCGAATCGGTGGAATTGCGGGCTGCCGATCCTGGCAACTTTCAATCGGCCCGTGTGTGA
- a CDS encoding outer membrane protein translates to MKKILLASAAVALMGGSALAADLPTYEPAPVATPVATPTYNWSGGYVGLQTGWAWSNVDTDFNYGGTTVGGFDFDSDGWTAGVAAGWDYQWNWAVLGVRGDINWLDVDGDGNRDTVVNGMDANWLASLTARAGVGMDRFHPYVLGGVAYVDYDHSNSYTDGTVVYGDSDDDGDFGWTLGAGIEVAVTDNISVSGEYRHYWFDDKSIGYADGSSVDFDTDMDTFMVGVNWRFGGPSGSVMANY, encoded by the coding sequence ATGAAAAAGATCCTTCTCGCGAGCGCCGCGGTTGCCCTGATGGGCGGTTCCGCCCTCGCAGCGGATTTGCCGACCTATGAGCCGGCTCCCGTCGCAACGCCGGTTGCCACCCCGACCTACAACTGGTCCGGCGGCTATGTCGGTCTTCAGACTGGCTGGGCGTGGTCGAACGTCGACACCGACTTCAATTACGGTGGCACGACGGTCGGCGGTTTTGATTTCGACAGCGACGGCTGGACGGCCGGTGTTGCCGCAGGTTGGGACTACCAGTGGAACTGGGCCGTCCTCGGCGTGCGCGGCGACATCAACTGGCTTGACGTCGATGGCGACGGCAACCGTGACACCGTTGTCAACGGCATGGACGCCAACTGGCTCGCCAGCTTGACGGCCCGCGCCGGTGTCGGCATGGACCGCTTCCATCCGTATGTCCTCGGTGGTGTTGCCTACGTCGATTATGACCACAGCAACTCTTACACCGACGGCACTGTTGTCTATGGCGACAGCGACGACGATGGCGACTTCGGCTGGACGCTCGGTGCCGGCATCGAGGTTGCGGTCACCGACAACATCTCGGTCTCGGGTGAGTATCGCCACTACTGGTTCGACGACAAGTCGATCGGTTATGCGGACGGCTCGAGCGTCGATTTCGACACCGACATGGACACCTTCATGGTTGGTGTGAACTGGCGCTTTGGCGGCCCGAGCGGCTCGGTGATGGCCAACTACTAA